A stretch of DNA from Aliarcobacter thereius LMG 24486:
AGTTAAGGCTTGGTACATTTGATGTATTAATTGGAATTAATCTTCTAAGAGAAGGACTTGATATTCCAGAAACTTCTCTAGTAGCAATACTTGATGCAGATAAAGAAGGTTTTTTAAGAAGTAAAACTTCACTAATACAAACAATAGGAAGAGCTGCTAGAAATGAGAATGGAAGAGTAATTCTTTTTGCAAAGAAAATTACAGCTTCTATGCAGTTTGCAATTGATGAAACAAATAGAAGAAGAAAACTTCAAGAAGAGCATAATATTAAATTTAATATTACTCCAAAATCTACAACAAGAAAGCTAGATGAAAGTCTTAGACTAGAAGAGTATGATACAGTTGCACTTAAGAAACAAAGGCTTGAAAAAATGCCAGCAAGTGAAAGAAAGAAGATTTTAATAGAGTTAAATAAGCAGATGAAAAAAGCAGCAAGTGATTTGAACTTTGAAGAAGCAATAAGATTAAGAGATGAAATTGCAAAATATAAAGATATGTAAATAAAAAGCTAAAAGAGAAGATAGTGAAAGATATTAATAAATTAAAAAAAGATTTTAGTAAAGCTTTAGAAGAGAATAATAAAGAAGAGTTAAATAGTATATTTTTTAAACTTGTAGAAAAATATGAAGATATTGAAAATAGCCAAAAAGAGATTATTTTTAAAATGGGTGCAATAGGAGAGAATAGAACAAAGGATACAGGAAATCATATAAAAAGAGTTGCTGAGTTTTCTAAACTTTTAGCAAGTTTATATGGACTAAGTGAAGAAGAATCAGAACTTCTAAAATTGGTTTCTCCTATGCATGATATAGGAAAAGTATCTATTCCTGATAATATATTAAATAAACCAGGAAAATTAAATGATGAAGAGTTTGAACTTATGAAAACTCATACAAGAATTGGATTTGATATATTAAATGATATAGATAAACCACTTTTTAATTTGGCAAAAACTATTGCATATGAGCACCATGAAAGATGGGAAGGTGGTGGATATCCAAGAGGAATAAGTAAAGAAGATATTCATATATTTTCAAGAATTACTACTGTTGCAGATGTATTTGATGTATTAGGAAGTCAAAGATCTTATAAATCAAAATGGGAAGATGATAAGATATTTGAGTTTATGAAAAAAGAGAGTGGTAAATTATTTGAACCAAAACTTATAGAACTTCTTATAAATAATAAAGATAAATTTTTAGAAATTAGAAAAGAATTAGAAGATTAGGATAATTATAAAATAATATTACAATGATACTTTTTGTAATAAATTAAGAATATTTGAATAAAAAACTATAAAGTAAGATTAACTTAATAAATTATAAGTTAGGCTTTAATTCAAAATAATTCCTAAATAGTGTTAAATGGTGGAGAAATATGCTAGAAGATGAGAGGTCTACTATTCTAATAGTAGATGACAAAAATACAAATATACTAATTTTAAATAATATATTAAAAGATGATTACAAAATAGAAGAGGCTAG
This window harbors:
- a CDS encoding HD-GYP domain-containing protein, producing MKDINKLKKDFSKALEENNKEELNSIFFKLVEKYEDIENSQKEIIFKMGAIGENRTKDTGNHIKRVAEFSKLLASLYGLSEEESELLKLVSPMHDIGKVSIPDNILNKPGKLNDEEFELMKTHTRIGFDILNDIDKPLFNLAKTIAYEHHERWEGGGYPRGISKEDIHIFSRITTVADVFDVLGSQRSYKSKWEDDKIFEFMKKESGKLFEPKLIELLINNKDKFLEIRKELED